The sequence ATCGGCGTTCTCCGGGAAGACGTGGATGTCGATGTCGGCCAGCCCCGGCGACACCGGGACCACGTCGACGATTCCGGTCTCCTCGGCGATCTCACGCAGCGCGGCGTGGAGGACGGTCGGGTCGTTGGGCTCAACATGACCACCCGGCTGCACCCAGATGCCGAGCCGCTCGTGATGGATCAGCAGCATGCGGTCACCTTCGGGATGCACCACGAAACCGCTGGCGGTGAAATGCCCCGGCGTGTACTCGTATCGCGAGAACGGCTCGTGGGCTACCGCGGCCAGGTCGAGCATGCGGAGCCGGTACTCCTGCTCGTCCTGCTCAGGCGAGCGATAGTCGGTGAGGAGCCGGATCAGCTCAGAGCGTGAGGGAGGCACGGGGCGTCATTGTGGCAAGGCCAGGCACCAGCTACCAGTTACCAGTTACCAGGAAGTCTGGCCATGAGCCATGAGCTATTGGCTGTTCTTCTCGTCCCTCCAGGCCACGAACCGATCGAGGAACGAGAGGTCGTAGTCCGGGCCGTTGATGCTGAGTGAAAAGAGGGTGATCCCCTCGGCGAGGAGCGCCTCGGCGTAGGTGGCGTCGTCCCGGTTGACGAGCGGGATGCCCGTGGAGCGTTCGATGTCGGCGGGATCGCGTCCGAGTTTCCGGCACCACCCATCGAGGACCGATTTCTTGTGACGCATCACGGCGGCGTCACCGAAGCCATGCCAGATGTCGGCGTGCTCGGCGGTGATGCGGAGCGTGACCTTCTCCCCGCCTCCACCGACCATGATCGGCATCTTCCTCAGAGGCGGCGGGTTGAGGACCGCCAGCCGCTCCCGCATGATCGGCAGATCCCGGGCCAGGGCTCGGAGACGGCCCGGTGCCGTCCCGAACTCATACCCGTACTCGTCGTAGTCCTTCTGGAACCAGCCGGAGCCGATACCGAAGATCACCCGACCACCGGAGATGTGGTCGATCGTGCGAGCCATGTCGGCGAGCAGGTTCGGATTTCGATACGAGTTACAGGCGACCAGCGGTCCGATCTCGACCCGCTCAGTGGCCTCGG comes from Acidimicrobiia bacterium and encodes:
- a CDS encoding NUDIX hydrolase; translated protein: MPPSRSELIRLLTDYRSPEQDEQEYRLRMLDLAAVAHEPFSRYEYTPGHFTASGFVVHPEGDRMLLIHHERLGIWVQPGGHVEPNDPTVLHAALREIAEETGIVDVVPVSPGLADIDIHVFPENADQPRHLHFDLRFAFVAPDERVSALDGVLDARWVGLDGLDDLGVGRSITRPLTKLLGMGNSGPAV
- a CDS encoding LLM class F420-dependent oxidoreductase — its product is MAEYPYQVRLAVQILPQHGTFDAMRQAAIEAEERGADIVFTWDHFFPPQGDPDGLHYECWTTLAALAEATERVEIGPLVACNSYRNPNLLADMARTIDHISGGRVIFGIGSGWFQKDYDEYGYEFGTAPGRLRALARDLPIMRERLAVLNPPPLRKMPIMVGGGGEKVTLRITAEHADIWHGFGDAAVMRHKKSVLDGWCRKLGRDPADIERSTGIPLVNRDDATYAEALLAEGITLFSLSINGPDYDLSFLDRFVAWRDEKNSQ